One window from the genome of Macadamia integrifolia cultivar HAES 741 unplaced genomic scaffold, SCU_Mint_v3 scaffold693, whole genome shotgun sequence encodes:
- the LOC122069744 gene encoding vesicle-associated protein 1-3-like, which translates to MSGGDLLSIQPSELKFPFELNKQSSCSLQLGNKTDQYVAFKVKTTNPKKYCVRPNTGIVLPGSTCDVTVTMQAQKETPPDMQCKDKFLLQSVAAPHGTSAKDITPEMFNKEPGKVVGEFKLRVIYVPANPPSPVPEGSDEGSSPRASVLENGNQNNVLFDAVTGSGLEANHTRFMEEPKSKSLETLPMISKLTEEKTSAMQQNQKLRQELEFLRKEISKSRSGGFSFLFVVLVGLLGVLAGYLVKKT; encoded by the exons ATGAGTGGGGGAGATCTTCTCAGCATTCAACCTTCCGAGCTCAAGTTTCCAT TCGAATTGAATAAGCAGAGCTCGTGTTCTCTGCAACTCGGTAACAAGACGGATCAATATGTAGCCTTCAAG GTTAAAACGACCAACCCCAAGAAATACTGTGTTCGTCCGAACACGGGGATCGTTTTACCTGGGTCAACATGTGACGTTACTG TTACAATGCAAGCCCAAAAGGAGACTCCACCTGATATGCAGTGCAAAGACAAGTTCCTTCTTCAAAGTGTGGCCGCACCTCATGGTACAAGCGCCAAGGATATAACCCCAGAAATG TTCAACAAAGAGCCTGGTAAAGTTGTTGGGGAGTTCAAATTGAGGGTGATTTATGTTCCTGCAAATCCCCCGTCACCGGTCCCTGAAGGATCTGACGAAGGATCTTCTCCAAGGGCATCTGTGCTGGAGAATGGCAACCAAAACAACGTGTTGTTTGATGCT GTTACGGGATCTGGATTGGAAGCTAACCACACAAGATTTATGGAGGAGCCTAAAAGTAAATCTTTGGAG ACGTTGCCTATGATTTCCAAGTTGACTGAGGAGAAAACTTCTGCCATGCAACAAAATCAGAAGCTGCGTCAAGAATTG GAGTTTCTGAGAAAAGAAATTAGCAAAAGCCGTTCTGGTGGCTTCTCCTTCCTGTTTGTGGTGTTGGTTGGCCTGTTGGGTGTCCTTGCCGGGTACCTTGTTAAGAAAACTTAG